Proteins co-encoded in one Chrysemys picta bellii isolate R12L10 chromosome 13, ASM1138683v2, whole genome shotgun sequence genomic window:
- the PIGT gene encoding GPI transamidase component PIG-T isoform X1 has translation MAGAVAAVLGLLLLLGSPGASTGPPRDSLREELLLSPLPSGDLAATFQFRARWDSELHREGVSHYRLFPKALGQLISKYLVRELHLSLTQGFWRTRTWGQPYLQAPAGAELWVWFQDSVTDVDKAWKELSNILSGIFCASLNFIDSTNTVTPTASFKPLGLANVTDHHLLRYAVLPREVVCTENLTPWKKLLPCGSKAGLAVLLKAERLFHSSYHSQAVHIRPICRDASCLSVSWELRQTLTVVFDTFSIGQGKRDWSLFKMFSRTITEACPLASESKIYVDISSKTQENELLEVTPLPLSVHEASVQGDRRTYAVYDLLSPSLFNVSRSLNVQLKWKRPQDSLDLSTPVLHAQRYVSGYGLQTGEISTLIYNTHPYRAFPVILLETVPWYLRLYVHTLVITTKGKENKPSYIHYQPAQDRRRPHLLEMLIQLPANSVTKITIQFERALLKWTEYTPDPNHGFYVSPSVLSALVPSVIAMKAEDAEQSPLFTSLFPSSDGSSYFVRLYTEPLLVNLPTPDFSMPYNVICLTCTVVAVCYGSFYNLLTRTFHVEEPSRGGLAKRLANIIRKVRGVPPL, from the exons ATGGCGGGGGCTGTAGCTGCGGTGCTGGGgctcttgctgctgctggggtCTCCGGGCGCCTCGACGGGGCCCCCCCGGGACAGCCTGCGGGAGGAGCTGCTGCTCAGCCCGCTCCCTTCCGGGGACCTCGCCGCCACCTTCCAGTTCCGGGCCCGCTGGGACTCGGAGCTGCAccgggagggag TCTCTCACTACAGGCTCTTCCCCAAGGCTCTGGGTCAGCTCATCTCCAAGTACTTGGTGCGAGAGCTGCACCTGTCCCTCACTCAGGGCTTCTGGCGAACACGGACCTGGGGACAACCCTACTTGCAAGCTCCAGCCGGGGCCGAGCTCTGGGTCTGGTTCCAGGACTCTGTCACTGA tgttgataaagcCTGGAAAGAACTTAGTAACATCCTCTCAGGGATATTCTGTGCCTCTCTGAACTTCATTGATTCCACCAACACCGTCACTCCAACTGCATCATTCAAACCTCTGGGTTTGGCCAACG TTACAGATCACCATCTCCTGAGATATGCTGTCTTGCCCCGGGAGGTCGTCTGTACTGAGAACCTCACACCTTGGAAAAAGCTGCTGCCATGTGGCTCAAAG GCTGGTCTTGCTGTGTTGCTGAAGGCTGAACGTTTGTTCCACAGCAGTTACCACTCCCAGGCAGTGCATATCCGCCCCATCTGCAGG GATGCTTCATGTTTGAGTGTCTCCTGGGAGCTTAGACAGACCCTCACCGTGGTCTTTGACACCTTCTCCATTGGTCAAGGGAAGAGAG ACTGGTCCCTTTTCAAGATGTTCTCACGCACTATCACTGAAGCTTGTCCTCTTGCGTCTGAGAGTAAAATCTATGTTGATATTTCCAGTAAGACCCAG GAGAACGAACTGCTGGAGGTGACCCCACTTCCACTGTCTGTGCATGAAGCATCTGTCCAAGGAGACAGGAGAACCTATGCAGTCTACGACTTACTGAGCCCCTCGCTTTTTAATGTGTCTCGCAGCCTCAACGTGCAGCTGAAATGGAAACGGCCCCAGGACAGCT TGGATCTGTCAACACCTGTGCTCCATGCTCAGCGCTATGTGAGTGGATATGGCCTGCAGACAGGAGAAATAAGCACCCTGATTTATAACACCCACCCATACCGGGCTTTCCCTGTGATACTATTGGAGACCGTGCCCTGGTACCTGAGACTCTACGTTCACACTTTGGTCATCACCACcaagggaaaagaaaacaaaccaa GTTATATCCACTACCAGCCGGCTCAGGACCGAAGGCGGCCCCATCTGCTGGAGATGCTGATCCAGCTCCCAGCAAACTCTGTCACCAAGATCACCATCCAGTTCGAGAGAGCCTTACTGAAGTGGACAGAGTATACCCCTGACCCCAACCACGGCTTTTATGTGAG TCCATCTGTCCTGAGTGCCCTGGTGCCAAGTGTCATAGCAATGAAGGCAGAGGATGCAGAGCAGAGTCCTCTCTTCACCTCACT ATTTCCTTCTTCCGATGGCTCCAGCTACTTTGTGCGTCTCTACACGGAGCCGCTGCTGGTGAACTTGCCAACGCCTGACTTCAGCATGCCATATAACGTCATCTGCCTGACCTGCACTGTGGTGGCCGTGTGCTATGGCTCCTTCTACAACCTACTGACCAGAACCTTCCATGTGGAAGAGCCAAGCAGGGGAGGCCTGGCCAAGCGACTGGCCAATATCATCCGCAAAGTCAGAGGGGTTCCACCCCTCTGA
- the PIGT gene encoding GPI transamidase component PIG-T isoform X2 — translation MVGAGSASPLVSHYRLFPKALGQLISKYLVRELHLSLTQGFWRTRTWGQPYLQAPAGAELWVWFQDSVTDVDKAWKELSNILSGIFCASLNFIDSTNTVTPTASFKPLGLANVTDHHLLRYAVLPREVVCTENLTPWKKLLPCGSKAGLAVLLKAERLFHSSYHSQAVHIRPICRDASCLSVSWELRQTLTVVFDTFSIGQGKRDWSLFKMFSRTITEACPLASESKIYVDISSKTQENELLEVTPLPLSVHEASVQGDRRTYAVYDLLSPSLFNVSRSLNVQLKWKRPQDSLDLSTPVLHAQRYVSGYGLQTGEISTLIYNTHPYRAFPVILLETVPWYLRLYVHTLVITTKGKENKPSYIHYQPAQDRRRPHLLEMLIQLPANSVTKITIQFERALLKWTEYTPDPNHGFYVSPSVLSALVPSVIAMKAEDAEQSPLFTSLFPSSDGSSYFVRLYTEPLLVNLPTPDFSMPYNVICLTCTVVAVCYGSFYNLLTRTFHVEEPSRGGLAKRLANIIRKVRGVPPL, via the exons ATGGTCGGTGCCGGAAGTGCCTCCCCATTGG TCTCTCACTACAGGCTCTTCCCCAAGGCTCTGGGTCAGCTCATCTCCAAGTACTTGGTGCGAGAGCTGCACCTGTCCCTCACTCAGGGCTTCTGGCGAACACGGACCTGGGGACAACCCTACTTGCAAGCTCCAGCCGGGGCCGAGCTCTGGGTCTGGTTCCAGGACTCTGTCACTGA tgttgataaagcCTGGAAAGAACTTAGTAACATCCTCTCAGGGATATTCTGTGCCTCTCTGAACTTCATTGATTCCACCAACACCGTCACTCCAACTGCATCATTCAAACCTCTGGGTTTGGCCAACG TTACAGATCACCATCTCCTGAGATATGCTGTCTTGCCCCGGGAGGTCGTCTGTACTGAGAACCTCACACCTTGGAAAAAGCTGCTGCCATGTGGCTCAAAG GCTGGTCTTGCTGTGTTGCTGAAGGCTGAACGTTTGTTCCACAGCAGTTACCACTCCCAGGCAGTGCATATCCGCCCCATCTGCAGG GATGCTTCATGTTTGAGTGTCTCCTGGGAGCTTAGACAGACCCTCACCGTGGTCTTTGACACCTTCTCCATTGGTCAAGGGAAGAGAG ACTGGTCCCTTTTCAAGATGTTCTCACGCACTATCACTGAAGCTTGTCCTCTTGCGTCTGAGAGTAAAATCTATGTTGATATTTCCAGTAAGACCCAG GAGAACGAACTGCTGGAGGTGACCCCACTTCCACTGTCTGTGCATGAAGCATCTGTCCAAGGAGACAGGAGAACCTATGCAGTCTACGACTTACTGAGCCCCTCGCTTTTTAATGTGTCTCGCAGCCTCAACGTGCAGCTGAAATGGAAACGGCCCCAGGACAGCT TGGATCTGTCAACACCTGTGCTCCATGCTCAGCGCTATGTGAGTGGATATGGCCTGCAGACAGGAGAAATAAGCACCCTGATTTATAACACCCACCCATACCGGGCTTTCCCTGTGATACTATTGGAGACCGTGCCCTGGTACCTGAGACTCTACGTTCACACTTTGGTCATCACCACcaagggaaaagaaaacaaaccaa GTTATATCCACTACCAGCCGGCTCAGGACCGAAGGCGGCCCCATCTGCTGGAGATGCTGATCCAGCTCCCAGCAAACTCTGTCACCAAGATCACCATCCAGTTCGAGAGAGCCTTACTGAAGTGGACAGAGTATACCCCTGACCCCAACCACGGCTTTTATGTGAG TCCATCTGTCCTGAGTGCCCTGGTGCCAAGTGTCATAGCAATGAAGGCAGAGGATGCAGAGCAGAGTCCTCTCTTCACCTCACT ATTTCCTTCTTCCGATGGCTCCAGCTACTTTGTGCGTCTCTACACGGAGCCGCTGCTGGTGAACTTGCCAACGCCTGACTTCAGCATGCCATATAACGTCATCTGCCTGACCTGCACTGTGGTGGCCGTGTGCTATGGCTCCTTCTACAACCTACTGACCAGAACCTTCCATGTGGAAGAGCCAAGCAGGGGAGGCCTGGCCAAGCGACTGGCCAATATCATCCGCAAAGTCAGAGGGGTTCCACCCCTCTGA